The Sciurus carolinensis chromosome 18, mSciCar1.2, whole genome shotgun sequence genome contains a region encoding:
- the Grifin gene encoding grifin, producing the protein MAVQVGETRFEAFCAGGLAPGWSLMVQGQADSGEDKFEINFLSEAGDIAFHVKPRFSSATVVGNAFQGGRWGQEEVSSVFPLALGEPFEMEVSSDAEHFHVYAQEHKVLQFPHRQRPLAAITRVRVLSEHRLAQVELAKRSLSWG; encoded by the exons ATGGCGGTGCAGGTGGGTGAGACCCGG TTTGAAGCTTTCTGTGCGGGGGGCTTGGCCCCTGGCTGGAGCCTGATGGTCCAGGGACAAGCTGACTCTGGAGAGGACAA GTTTGAGATCAACTTCTTGTCTGAGGCGGGGGACATCGCCTTCCATGTCAAGCCGCGATTCTCCAGTGCCACTGTGGTGGGCAATGCCTTCCAGGGTGGCCGCTGGGGCCAGGAGGAGGTGTCCAGCGTCTTCCCCCTGGCCCTGGGGGAGCCCTTTGAG ATGGAGGTCAGCTCGGACGCCGAGCACTTCCACGTCTACGCCCAGGAGCACAAGGTGCTACAGTTCCCACACCGCCAGAGGCCGCTGGCCGCCATCACCAGGGTGCGGGTGCTGAGCGAACACCGCCTGGCCCAGGTGGAGCTGGCCAAACGGAGCCTGAGCTGGGGGTGA